The Rana temporaria chromosome 4, aRanTem1.1, whole genome shotgun sequence genome contains a region encoding:
- the LOC120935297 gene encoding histidine protein methyltransferase 1 homolog codes for MQLSGDKEVQIQLSTKNKEKGIALNSFFCNSDVLDGSNMSKDNKAEEKTVCCKPAIEHKIPQDVNEVLENKIVEQSSGLQFVNVSVVEMTLSNEDLHGENIVSKTVTANSDLISGVYEGGMKIWECTFNLLRYIEDEDVSFKGKSVLDLDCGAGLLGIVALRRKAREVHFQDYNSTVIEEITIPNVLVNCDSSDENGDVTEEPSGKRFKKPKTHAGLLSKCRFFSGDGSNFTLLMQNQTPSVKYDIILTSETIYNPNYYDAMHDLFQHLLADNGTIYLASKSHYFGVGGGVLLFETCIKKGNRFTINTLKTHDDGLQRMLLSLSFKDR; via the coding sequence ATGCAACTCTCAGGAGACAAAGAAGTACAGATACAATTATCTACTAAAAATAAAGAGAAGGGCATAGCACTGAATTCTTTCTTCTGTAATAGTGATGTATTAGACGGCAGCAATATGAGCAAGGATAACAAAGCTgaagaaaaaactgtttgctgtaaaccAGCTATCGAACATAAAATTCCACAAGATGTTAATgaagtgctggaaaataaaataGTTGAACAAAGCTCAGGTCTACAGTTTGTAAATGTTTCTGTAGTGGAAATGACATTGTCCAATGAAGATCTGCATGGTGAAAATATAGTGAGTAAAACTGTTACAGCGAACTCTGATCTGATTTCTGGGGTGTATGAAGGCGGTATGAAAATTTGGGAGTGCACATTTAATCTCCTCAGATATATTGAAGACGAAGATGTCAGCTTCAAAGGAAAAAGTGTTTTGGATCTTGACTGTGGGGCTGGTTTGTTGGGAATTGTGGCTCTGAGGAGAAAAGCCAGAGAAGTGCATTTTCAGGACTACAACAGCACAGTGATAGAAGAGATCACTATACCTAATGTATTGGTCAACTGTGACAGTTCTGATGAAAACGGAGATGTTACCGAAGAACCAAGTGGAAAAAGATTTAAAAAGCCAAAAACCCATGCAGGGCTTCTATCCAAGTGCCGCTTCTTCTCTGGCGATGGGTCAAATTTCACACTGTTAATGCAAAATCAAACGCCATCTGTGAAATATGATATTATTCTTACATCGGAGACCATATATAATCCTAATTACTATGATGCTATGCATGATCTCTTTCAGCATCTATTGGCTGACAATGGGACTATATACCTAGCTAGCAAGTCTCATTACTTTGGTGTAGGAGGGGGGGTCCTATTGTTTGAGACTTGTATTAAAAAGGGCAACCGTTTCACTATAAATACCCTCAAGACACACGATGATGGACTTCAAAGAATGCTTCTGAGCTTGTCATTTAAAGACCGTTAA